A portion of the Brockia lithotrophica genome contains these proteins:
- a CDS encoding Exonuclease SbcD yields the protein MRILHTADWHLGSTLEGRDRMEEQAAVLEEIVEIARGEDVDVVLIAGDVYDKYNPPAWAEALLYETLARLAEGGRQVVVLAGNHDSPERIAAAHPLARERGIHLVGHVPEAPLLLEARRPVRGSPARLAVLPVPYVSEARLREVIYAVEEGSGPDGTSAEGDPDGGPDRAQSESGPGAETEGEPRGGTSARRHAYAAKMRRIFECLLGSVPAGVPAVLAAHLFVLGGRTSDSERPIEVGGTYALAPHDFPPVAYVALGHLHRPQELPAPATGAYSGSPIALSFSEAGQGKRVVLVTWEGNPPTARLAWLPLQRGKPLVRHTLLGGAEDLLRYARSGADQKAWVEVVVHTPVPLDPEVVREVRRLHPGILLIRPVLPETTRESIPISADRPPEELFRRFYRERTGGKEADEELVRLFLELLAEGGDEDEGAREASL from the coding sequence ATGCGCATCTTGCACACGGCCGACTGGCACCTCGGCAGCACGCTCGAAGGCCGAGATCGCATGGAGGAGCAGGCCGCCGTCCTCGAGGAGATCGTGGAGATCGCCCGCGGCGAAGACGTGGACGTCGTCCTCATCGCCGGCGACGTCTACGACAAGTACAACCCTCCGGCGTGGGCCGAAGCTCTCCTGTACGAAACGCTTGCCCGCCTCGCCGAAGGCGGGCGTCAGGTCGTCGTCCTCGCCGGCAACCACGACAGCCCCGAGCGCATCGCGGCCGCCCACCCGCTGGCCCGCGAACGGGGAATCCACCTCGTCGGCCACGTGCCCGAGGCACCCCTCCTCCTCGAGGCGCGCCGACCCGTGCGCGGGTCACCGGCGCGCCTCGCCGTGCTCCCCGTCCCGTACGTGTCCGAAGCCCGGCTTCGGGAGGTCATCTACGCGGTCGAAGAAGGAAGCGGTCCGGACGGGACCTCCGCAGAAGGCGATCCGGACGGCGGCCCGGACCGCGCACAAAGCGAAAGCGGACCGGGGGCGGAAACGGAAGGCGAACCGCGCGGCGGGACCTCCGCGCGCCGACACGCCTACGCCGCCAAGATGCGCCGGATCTTCGAGTGCCTGCTCGGCTCCGTCCCCGCCGGCGTGCCCGCGGTGCTCGCGGCGCACCTCTTCGTCCTCGGGGGAAGGACGAGCGACTCCGAGCGCCCCATCGAAGTCGGCGGCACCTACGCCCTCGCGCCCCATGACTTCCCGCCTGTCGCGTACGTCGCCCTCGGACACCTCCACCGCCCCCAGGAGCTCCCCGCGCCCGCTACGGGGGCGTACAGCGGCTCACCCATCGCCCTCTCCTTCTCCGAGGCGGGTCAGGGCAAGCGCGTCGTCCTCGTCACCTGGGAGGGAAATCCCCCCACGGCGCGCCTCGCGTGGCTCCCCTTGCAGCGCGGGAAGCCGCTCGTCCGCCATACGCTTCTGGGTGGCGCGGAAGACCTCCTCCGCTACGCCCGCTCCGGCGCAGACCAAAAGGCGTGGGTGGAAGTCGTCGTCCACACCCCTGTGCCCTTGGACCCCGAGGTCGTCCGGGAAGTCCGACGCCTGCACCCGGGGATCCTCCTCATCCGCCCCGTCCTGCCGGAAACCACGCGGGAGAGCATCCCCATCTCCGCCGACCGCCCGCCCGAGGAGCTCTTTCGCCGGTTTTACCGCGAGCGCACCGGCGGCAAGGAAGCCGACGAGGAACTCGTCCGCCTCTTCCTCGAACTCCTCGCCGAAGGCGGAGATGAAGACGAAGGCGCCCGCGAGGCGAGCCTCTAG
- a CDS encoding Exonuclease SbcC produces the protein MRPYHLRLDGIHSYADPAEVDFSRLKSGVFGIFGPTGSGKSTLLDAITLALYGSVDRSSRSRGVIHVAREEASVAFTFSLEEGGREVLYRVEREFRRNPGADPYSVATRAARLLRREAESSRWVPLADRVRDVDAAVRRLLGLHEDDFLRSVILPQGRFAEFLTLSPAERKGMLERLFALERYGKDLHERVKRRLEIAERELAVLETELRNLGDTSEEALASLRGEIRTTEDELVQVRRKLTELDKEVLALGRVREALEGWVARAEELLRREEEALAVRERERVLRQEEFLLALVPLAERLEERRNTLAELGQALERAQADAEAASAQMQKLQRAVDAHRVDGERDRRLLVELGLRLRQLREERERLEEILTRGREVRESLQETGDRLRRLEERRRKLEEERERSARAEREAEAEKARLEPFLAREGALRAAERERWKLEERRNRLREQARDLRRLGDRLGALVHRTSGGLPDLCARLRRWENARDEAYADERRLLGRRDRLAETVLSLRRDLERREREVEAERERLWAARLARKLLRGTPCPVCGSSHHPAPAIPPTAFALSTHAGATSDSPDPREAPPEDLTLDDERRIRELLFAAADLEQRLRRLEFPGDLETLRSQSETVAGILAEVRDLLPPPVRRRLLLADKDDEGDGLPCTPAGEDPTPLGPAGQSDSVPGGGAGTGRKGPIPGEDELTAHAREVAELEDAWRLALERRVALQKDLEALVQSAASLRERLREAQGEWEGRAALLAAAAAELRSARDTWPARHRDVPYSEVDRLLRELEAHRKAADAAEERRKIAAEKRHALEDEAKHLQEVWASLKAESARLDQELESLRKEYSRDSKRIGEEWGKLAGELSSFPPLRSFLDASEAASLPAGARPLLAKAAPPAGAEGRKRLASPPPHVLQKLENEAVRLANELEARGRELEEALRKAEEAYREAVARHERSLASLRAAEAAKAEAEEEWRRALEQGVPEGFAPPAPEELLAAHRSGRLARERIRAEREALEEFERGRNEARIRFDTAARHLVERLREAPPFPGSEELAFLIEGFELDLRGALAEAKRIHQTLLEHVAERERERASLDREKEGLQLRLGSLRSRLDELERNRRRAAELFEEQKRRSRTRELLKTLEHLVQGRALVEFLGREHLEHLVVDAGAQLRFLSRERYALAVDEGGTFLVRDYAHGGLERPASTLSGGERFLASLSLALALSRTVQLRGRHPLRFFFLDEGFGGLDPEALDTALTALERLETHEMLVGVISHVPEVRERISRRILVDPPEAGGRGSRLRFEGF, from the coding sequence GTGCGTCCCTACCACCTCCGCCTCGACGGAATCCACAGCTACGCGGACCCCGCGGAGGTCGACTTTTCCCGCCTGAAAAGCGGCGTCTTCGGCATCTTCGGCCCGACGGGAAGCGGGAAGTCGACGCTCCTCGATGCGATCACCCTCGCCCTGTACGGTAGCGTGGACCGCTCGTCGCGCTCCCGCGGCGTGATCCACGTCGCCCGAGAAGAGGCATCCGTAGCCTTCACCTTTTCCCTCGAAGAAGGCGGTCGAGAGGTCCTCTACCGCGTCGAACGGGAGTTCCGCCGCAATCCCGGCGCAGACCCATACTCCGTGGCGACGCGCGCGGCGCGTCTCCTCCGCCGCGAGGCGGAAAGCTCCCGCTGGGTCCCCTTGGCCGACCGCGTGCGCGACGTAGACGCTGCGGTCCGCCGGCTCCTCGGCCTCCACGAAGACGATTTCCTCCGCTCCGTGATCCTCCCCCAGGGGCGGTTTGCCGAATTCCTCACGCTCTCCCCGGCGGAACGCAAAGGGATGCTCGAGCGCCTGTTCGCCCTGGAAAGGTACGGAAAAGACCTGCACGAACGGGTCAAGAGGCGCCTGGAGATCGCCGAACGGGAGCTCGCCGTCCTCGAGACGGAGCTCCGGAACCTGGGAGACACCTCGGAGGAGGCGCTCGCGTCCCTCCGGGGCGAGATTCGGACGACGGAAGACGAGCTCGTCCAGGTGCGGAGGAAGCTCACCGAGCTGGACAAAGAGGTGCTCGCCCTCGGACGCGTGCGGGAAGCCCTCGAGGGATGGGTCGCCCGCGCCGAAGAACTCCTCCGCCGGGAAGAAGAAGCTCTCGCCGTTCGCGAACGCGAGCGCGTCCTGCGGCAGGAGGAATTTCTCCTCGCCCTCGTCCCCCTGGCGGAGCGCCTCGAGGAACGGCGCAACACTCTCGCCGAACTCGGGCAAGCGCTCGAGCGCGCGCAGGCGGACGCAGAAGCCGCTTCCGCGCAGATGCAAAAGCTCCAACGCGCCGTAGATGCGCACCGGGTGGACGGCGAACGCGACCGCCGCCTCCTCGTCGAACTCGGCCTCCGCCTCCGGCAACTCCGCGAAGAGCGGGAGCGCCTCGAGGAAATCCTCACCCGAGGCCGGGAAGTCCGGGAAAGCCTCCAAGAGACCGGGGACCGACTTCGCCGCCTCGAGGAAAGGCGCCGGAAACTCGAAGAAGAACGCGAACGGAGCGCGCGGGCAGAACGAGAGGCAGAAGCGGAAAAGGCCCGCCTCGAACCCTTCCTCGCGCGCGAAGGCGCGCTCCGCGCCGCGGAGAGGGAGCGGTGGAAGCTCGAGGAACGGCGGAACCGCCTGCGCGAACAGGCGCGCGACCTCCGGAGACTCGGCGACCGCCTGGGAGCGCTTGTCCACCGGACCTCGGGAGGGCTGCCGGATCTCTGCGCGCGCCTGCGCCGGTGGGAAAATGCGCGCGACGAGGCGTACGCCGACGAACGCCGCCTGCTCGGACGGCGCGATCGCCTCGCGGAAACCGTCCTCTCCCTCCGTCGAGACCTCGAACGGCGCGAACGCGAAGTCGAAGCCGAGCGCGAGCGCCTCTGGGCCGCGCGGCTCGCCCGCAAGCTCCTCCGGGGAACCCCTTGTCCCGTCTGCGGTTCCTCGCATCACCCGGCGCCCGCGATCCCGCCGACGGCTTTCGCCCTCTCGACGCATGCGGGGGCGACCTCCGATTCACCCGATCCCCGCGAGGCGCCGCCCGAAGACCTCACCCTCGACGACGAAAGGCGCATCCGAGAGCTCCTCTTCGCCGCCGCAGATCTCGAGCAGCGCCTGCGCCGCCTCGAATTTCCCGGAGACCTCGAGACCCTTCGCTCCCAATCCGAGACGGTCGCCGGGATCCTCGCGGAGGTTCGCGACCTCCTTCCCCCGCCCGTTCGGCGGCGTCTCCTTCTCGCGGACAAAGACGACGAAGGCGACGGGCTCCCCTGCACCCCGGCGGGCGAGGACCCAACCCCGCTCGGCCCCGCAGGCCAAAGCGATTCCGTTCCCGGCGGCGGTGCCGGGACCGGCAGGAAGGGCCCGATACCCGGCGAAGACGAACTCACCGCGCACGCGCGGGAAGTGGCCGAGCTGGAAGACGCGTGGCGCCTCGCCCTCGAACGCCGCGTCGCCCTTCAGAAAGACCTCGAGGCGCTCGTCCAGAGCGCCGCATCCCTACGCGAGCGCCTGCGCGAAGCGCAGGGCGAGTGGGAAGGACGTGCCGCACTCCTTGCCGCCGCGGCCGCCGAACTCCGTTCGGCCCGAGACACGTGGCCCGCACGCCACCGAGATGTCCCCTACTCCGAGGTGGACCGGCTCCTCCGCGAGCTCGAGGCGCACCGCAAGGCGGCCGACGCCGCAGAAGAACGGCGCAAGATCGCCGCCGAGAAGCGGCACGCCCTCGAAGACGAGGCGAAACACCTCCAGGAGGTGTGGGCGTCTCTCAAGGCCGAAAGCGCCCGCCTCGACCAAGAACTTGAGAGTCTGCGCAAGGAGTACTCTCGCGATTCGAAAAGGATCGGCGAGGAGTGGGGGAAACTCGCCGGCGAACTCTCCTCCTTTCCCCCTCTCCGTTCCTTCCTCGATGCATCTGAAGCCGCATCCCTCCCCGCGGGAGCAAGGCCGCTCCTTGCAAAGGCGGCACCCCCTGCCGGAGCCGAAGGCCGCAAGCGCCTGGCATCCCCGCCTCCGCACGTGCTGCAAAAGCTCGAAAACGAAGCCGTACGCCTCGCAAACGAACTCGAGGCGCGCGGAAGGGAACTGGAGGAAGCCCTACGCAAGGCCGAAGAAGCCTACCGCGAGGCGGTGGCCCGGCACGAGCGATCCCTCGCCTCCCTCCGGGCGGCGGAAGCGGCAAAAGCAGAAGCGGAAGAAGAATGGCGGCGCGCCCTGGAACAAGGCGTGCCGGAAGGATTCGCTCCCCCTGCACCCGAAGAACTCCTCGCCGCCCACCGCTCCGGCCGACTCGCGCGGGAACGCATCCGCGCCGAGCGCGAGGCGCTGGAGGAATTCGAACGTGGGCGAAACGAAGCGCGCATCCGCTTCGATACGGCCGCCCGCCACCTCGTCGAACGGCTACGGGAGGCACCCCCGTTCCCGGGATCCGAAGAGCTGGCCTTCCTTATCGAAGGCTTCGAACTAGACCTTCGAGGCGCCCTCGCCGAAGCCAAACGCATCCACCAAACTCTCCTGGAACACGTGGCGGAGCGGGAGCGCGAACGCGCAAGCCTCGACCGCGAGAAAGAAGGGCTACAGCTTCGGCTCGGAAGCCTGCGGAGCCGCCTCGACGAACTGGAAAGAAACCGACGCCGTGCCGCAGAACTCTTTGAAGAACAAAAAAGGCGCTCCCGCACGCGGGAGCTCCTCAAGACGCTGGAACACCTCGTACAAGGTCGGGCGCTCGTGGAGTTCCTCGGGCGGGAGCACCTCGAGCACCTCGTCGTCGACGCCGGCGCCCAACTCCGCTTTCTCTCGCGCGAACGCTACGCCCTCGCGGTCGACGAAGGCGGGACCTTTCTCGTGCGCGACTACGCCCACGGCGGCCTCGAACGGCCGGCGAGCACCCTCTCCGGCGGCGAGCGCTTCCTCGCCTCGCTCTCCTTGGCCCTCGCCCTCTCGCGGACGGTACAGCTCCGCGGGCGGCACCCGCTGCGCTTCTTCTTCCTCGACGAAGGGTTCGGCGGCCTCGACCCCGAAGCGCTGGACACGGCGCTCACGGCTCTCGAACGCTTGGAAACGCACGAGATGCTCGTCGGCGTGATCAGCCACGTCCCGGAAGTGCGCGAGCGGATCTCCCGGAGGATCCTCGTCGATCCCCCGGAGGCAGGAGGGCGCGGAAGCCGCCTGCGGTTCGAAGGGTTTTGA
- a CDS encoding Thiazole biosynthetic enzyme Thi4 (Thiazole biosynthetic enzyme Thi4 / Ribose 1,5-bisphosphate or 5-ribose-1,2-cyclic phosphate dehydrogenase) — MFDERVITRAIVETYLEEFRSIVDLDVAVVGSGPSGLVAARELARRGYRVAVFEKRLSVGGGLWGGGMLMNRIVVQEAARPILEEFGVRTREYAPGVYVAHSVETVAALVFGALQAGAYVFNGVAMEDVVVRDGRVAGLVLNWGAVHAAGLHVDPLAIHARAVLDATGHDAEVVRKLAAKNGVSLSVSGERSMWADRGEEEAVALTGEVYPGLFASGMAATNVYGGHRMGPIFGGMLLSGVRAAELIAEALGS; from the coding sequence GTGTTCGACGAACGGGTGATCACGCGGGCGATCGTGGAGACGTACCTCGAAGAATTCCGGTCGATCGTCGACCTCGACGTCGCCGTCGTCGGTTCGGGGCCCTCGGGGCTCGTCGCCGCGCGGGAACTCGCGAGGCGCGGGTATCGCGTGGCGGTCTTCGAAAAGCGCCTCTCCGTCGGCGGCGGGCTCTGGGGCGGCGGGATGCTCATGAACCGAATCGTCGTGCAAGAGGCGGCGCGGCCCATCCTCGAGGAGTTCGGAGTCCGCACTCGCGAGTATGCCCCGGGTGTATACGTGGCCCACTCCGTCGAGACGGTGGCGGCTCTCGTCTTCGGTGCGCTTCAGGCCGGGGCATACGTGTTCAACGGCGTCGCCATGGAGGACGTCGTCGTACGCGACGGACGCGTTGCGGGTCTCGTGCTGAACTGGGGTGCGGTGCACGCTGCCGGCCTGCACGTCGATCCTTTGGCGATCCACGCCCGGGCGGTCCTCGACGCCACGGGTCACGACGCGGAAGTCGTCCGCAAGCTCGCCGCCAAGAACGGGGTTTCCCTCTCCGTCTCGGGCGAGCGCTCCATGTGGGCGGACCGCGGGGAGGAGGAGGCCGTAGCCCTCACGGGCGAGGTCTACCCGGGCCTATTTGCGAGCGGCATGGCGGCTACCAACGTGTACGGTGGCCACCGCATGGGCCCGATTTTCGGCGGAATGCTTCTCTCGGGCGTGCGGGCTGCGGAGCTCATCGCCGAGGCGCTCGGTTCCTAA